Part of the Vigna radiata var. radiata cultivar VC1973A chromosome 11, Vradiata_ver6, whole genome shotgun sequence genome is shown below.
tGAGTTGATGAGCAACGAACAACTATTTTTTGGCCTTTGTCAGATTTTGCGTAAATTTCCAAAAGAGACTGGTAATTAAGAGCAGGAGTTGAGCAGATATCAGTATTTAAGTAGCTTATACATCTTTAGTTGTAATGCAGAACTGTATGGTTTCAGATAGAGTCTTATGTCACTTCTGCTTTAAGCCTAAAAAAGTTATAGCGGAGGCCTTGGCAGTTGAACGGGCTAAAAAGAGTCAAGTGCTAGTATCTGGCATAATCCTCCTTAAGACTGCCTTGGACGCCCTTCCTTTACTATCTAAGGTACCTCTCCCTCTCTCTCATCCGCTCACACCAGAATCAGGGAGGTATTCTGAAGGAACTGAATATATAAAAGAGGTTACAGATGATCATATCTTCTGCTAAAAATATAGGTGCTCAAGGATGTGAAAAGTTCCCTTCTTTCAAATATCTACAAGTCAGTTTgtgaaaatgagaaatatgaTCATATTAAGAAAAGGTATGCTAAGATTTTCTTCTGTGTGAGTATCTGCAACAGTTACGTGTTAgatgatgaatatgttgtttgtAAATCCATTGTCTACTTGAGTTTGTATAATTCTCAagttataatgataaaaaaagatattgatCAGAATATTCAGAGTAAAATATCATGACATGAAATAGTCAACAATTCTATATTTTACTGATAGAAATTACTTCGTCCTAATTCATTATACTTGCACATTAACAATTGGTCAATTTTTATCAtaggataaaaatatatatttacaaccCATTATTTGAATcaacaaatttgataaaataaactgTATACCCTATATGGTCATATGCTGTGAGCAAAAATATTTGCGAAGTAGTATTCTGAAAGAAAAGCTTATATGCTGTATTTAATTCTAACCAAGACAAGAGGACCAATCAGGTCATGCATTGAGGAGTTATTTTTGTTACAGGATAGGGGAGGTTATTGATGAAGATGTACTTCATGCACGTGTTCCTTTTGTTGCCTGTACTCAACAATGCTTTGCTGTTAAGGCTGGAATTGATGGCCTCTTGGATATTTCACGAAGATCATTTTGTGAAACCAGTGAAGGTTTGATAATTTTCTTACATGAGTTTTCTTTCCTGTCAATCACCAGTATAATATTTTTCCTAATGCAGTATATCATGTATGTTTTCTCAAAGAAATTGGTGTTACTTTCACAGCCATCCATAATCTTGCAAACAATTATCGAGAGGATTTTAAGCTGCCCAATTTAAAGCTTATCTTTAAAAATAGACAAGGATTTCACTTTGTAATACCACAGAAGAATATTCAAGGAAAGCTTCCAAGCAAGTTCATTCAGGTTGGGGATTGAATTTTTGTTGctatattttgataaatgtccttttaaaatttatattttctaagaaCCTACTGTTCTTTTGGCCTTATATTAGGTTGTTAAACATGGCAACAATATTCATTGCTCGACTTTGGAACTAGCATCTGTGAGTAGTTTGATTATTTGGATTTCATGAACATAAGAATTCTATTGACCTTACGATATTGatgaattgataaaataataccGATAACTGAAATTGACACACTGTGCTTGTTGACTATATACTTATAATTACTTACATAAAGACTTTACTGTGTGTACATTAATTTTGATGGGATCATGGTCAGGCCAACTCTTTTATCCCAAGAAGAAAATGATTACTCTAATCAAGAATGGATCTTCTCGTGATAAGTCATGTGAAAAGTTTGTGTATCTCTCCCTTCATAAGTATTAAATAGGTGGAGGCCCCATCAAAGTTTGTGAATGTCCATGAAGAAAGGGGTATCCACTAATTTTCACCACAataaaatcatgaaattcatTTACATGAGGAtacatttctgttgcatctGCCGCCTTCAAGTTTATGGAGATTCTTTTATTATATGAGATATCTCGTGTGCTAAGGACTCTTGTAAGTTGTCCTGTTGATTAGACATTTGGCTTTTAATTGTGGAAATCATCTTCTAGTTTTTTGGTTGGCCCCAAAACGGATTTTGATTCCCAAACTGGCAAATATTACTCAAGCTTCTAGCTAGAAGTATGACTCAAAATGctgttgcatttgtttgataTGATACCACACTATAAGTTGTTACTTTGTTTAGAAGCTTGTTTAGGCTCTTGAAAATCTCCATTTTcgtttattttaatgaaaatttcagttgAACGCTAGGAATAAATCTGCAGCAGCAGAATGCTATGCAAGAACAGAGGTTTGTCTGGAAGGTAGTACTTGACGCACTGCCATTTGCCAGTACAAATGTTCAAAGGCTTGGCATGTTTGCTCTTTGTTTATTTGGGAATGAATGCATATATTAAACTACTTGTGTTGATTTCGGCTGTTGACAAGAAAGGAAACTAGTGAAAAATTACTGCATTAGTTGGAAAATTCTGGTTGTTGCATTGCATTTATGCAACAAACATAATGCAATGTTTTTGTTATCACCATTTTTTGCTagcattattttaaaattgatctaACCTCACATGATTAAATTGATCTAGTTTAGCATGTAACTGATGTACTAATTTAGATTGGATTTTATCTTTTGTAGATTTTAACAATTgtaaaattaactaaaacatATCCCGATGAAGATGCTGTCTATTTAGTTCCTTGAACTTGCTTTATCTCATGTTTTCAAGTATTGAATTTATatcaattgtaataaaaaaatgcagAACTTATGGATAACATTCGTGAGAATGTCTCTGTGTTGACACTACTTGCTGAAGTCTTGTGCTTGCTGGATATGATTGTCAATTCATTTGCTCATATGATATCAACTAAGCCCGTTGATAGATATACAAGACCAGAATTTACAGGTAATAAAGTTGTtcatttctaaaattcttttgttcATCAAGAAGATATTTCTCTATTGATATTTTTCTTGGATAGAGAATGGGCCATTGGCAATTGATTCTGGTAGACACCCAATCCTGGAGAGCATACACAATGACTTTGTTGTACGTAATGAACATATCCAATAGTCACTATAACTTATCTCCACAGGACCACACTTTTCTCCCGTTGATGTATTCTGCACCATTTTTGGCagtaattaatctttttgcATTTCAGgccaataatatatttttgtcggAAGCCTCAAACATGGTGATTGTAATGGGCCCTAATATGTAAGAAATTTCTTTTACGTATATGAGGTGTACATTTAAATAAAGGAAGATTGAGGacaataaaattcatatttgcTTTGCTAGACTAGAAAATGACCTATTCATGAATCATGACCTAATGCCTCTAGCAAGAATAAGGGAACAGTAACGGACATACTAGTGATATGCTAATGTAAATCTCACAATGATGAGCCAAAAGCAAAAAGGATACCGACCAATTTTACTTAATGCCTCTTATATGAACTTGTGACTTTGAAAAAACTGATGAACTATATAAGCTGAAACTAGACTTATgtgaacaaaaaaaacatgCCTGGTGTATTTTCCTTCAGACAATATCATGAGGAGCTGGCATCaatattaatcattatttttctctGATGTACAGTTTGTATAGATATCTGCTTACAGGAAGAATATCAAATTGAGATTTATTTTCTACATTCCCTTCCCCTAGGAGTGGAAAGAGTACGTACCTTCAACAAGTGTGTCTCATAGTTATTCTTGCTCAAGTTGGATGCTATGTACCTGCTCGTTTCTCAACTCTTAGGGTAGTTGATCGTATGTTTACAAGGATGGGCGCAGTTGATAATCTTGAATCCAACTCTAGCACGGTACAATTTCTAAACACCCACGTTGTTAGACAGTTTGATCCATGTGGTTTAGAATTATAGATGAAGTTATATGGATATGTAGTTCACGACAGAGATGAAAGAAACGGCTTTTATCATGCAGAATGTTTCGCGAAGGTAATGCTG
Proteins encoded:
- the LOC106777308 gene encoding DNA mismatch repair protein MSH4 — its product is MEDDGGESSSFVVGIIENRAKEVGLAAFDLRSASLHLSQYIETSSSYQNTKTLLHFYDPIVIILPPNKLASAVTELVDRFYGSVRKVVLARGCFDDTKGAILIKNLAAKEPSALGLDTYYKQYYLCLAAAAATLKWTEAEKGIVVTNHSLLVTFNGSFDHMNIDATSVHNLEIIEPFHSTLLGTSKQKRSLFHMLKTTKTIGGTRLLRANLLQPLKDIETINARLDCLDELMSNEQLFFGLCQILRKFPKETDRVLCHFCFKPKKVIAEALAVERAKKSQVLVSGIILLKTALDALPLLSKVLKDVKSSLLSNIYKSVCENEKYDHIKKRIGEVIDEDVLHARVPFVACTQQCFAVKAGIDGLLDISRRSFCETSEAIHNLANNYREDFKLPNLKLIFKNRQGFHFVIPQKNIQGKLPSKFIQVVKHGNNIHCSTLELASLNARNKSAAAECYARTEVCLEELMDNIRENVSVLTLLAEVLCLLDMIVNSFAHMISTKPVDRYTRPEFTENGPLAIDSGRHPILESIHNDFVANNIFLSEASNMVIVMGPNMSGKSTYLQQVCLIVILAQVGCYVPARFSTLRVVDRMFTRMGAVDNLESNSSTFTTEMKETAFIMQNVSRRSLIVMDELGRATSSTDGFAMAWSCCEHLLSLKAYTIFASHMENISELATIYPNVKILHFHVDLKNNHLDFKFQLKEGTTRIPHYGLLLAEVAGLPSSVIETARTITTRIAEKEEKRMEVNCIQHYSIQRIYHAAQRLLCLKYCNQDEDTIRQALRNLKESCTNH